In Conger conger chromosome 12, fConCon1.1, whole genome shotgun sequence, one DNA window encodes the following:
- the LOC133141685 gene encoding serine/threonine-protein phosphatase 6 catalytic subunit, with translation MAPLDLDKYVEIARQCKYLPENDLKRLCDYVCDLLLEESNVQPVSTPVTVCGDIHGQFYDLCELFRTGGQVPDTNYIFMGDFVDRGYYSLETFTYLLALKAKWPDRITLLRGNHESRQITQVYGFYDECQTKYGNANAWRYCTKVFDMLTVAALIDEQILCVHGGLSPDIKTLDQIRTIERNQEIPHKGAFCDLVWSDPEDVDTWAISPRGAGWLFGAKVTNEFVHINNLKLICRAHQLVHEGYKFMFDEKLVTVWSAPNYCYRCGNIASIMVFKDVNTREPKLFRAVPDSERVIPPRTTTPYFL, from the exons ATGGCGCCGTTAGACTTGGATAAATATGTCGAAATTGCAAGGCAATGTAAATATCTACCAGAAAACGATTTAAAG AGATTGTGTGATTATGTATGCGACCTACTACTAGAAGAATCCAACGTACAGCCAGTGTCCACTCCAGTTACAGTATGCGGAGACATTCACGGACAG TTTTATGACCTGTGTGAACTCTTCAGAACAGGAGGGCAGGTTCCAGACACAAACTATATTTTTATG GGTGACTTTGTGGACCGGGGATACTACAGCTTAGAGACATTCACATATCTGCTAGCCTTGAAAGCCAAGTGGCCCGACCGTATCACTCTGCTACGAGGGAATCACGAGAGCCGGCAGATCACACAGGTTTACGGCTTTTATG ATGAGTGCCAAACCAAGTATGGGAACGCAAACGCCTGGCGGTACTGTACAAAAGTGTTCGACATGCTGACGGTGGCAGCT CTCATAGACGAGCAGATCCTTTGTGTCCACGGCGGTCTCTCTCCCGACATTAAGACCCTGGATCAGATCCGAACCATCGAGCGCAACCAGGAAATCCCCCACAAGGGGGCGTTCTGCGACCTGGTGTGGTCCGACCCGGAGGACGTGGACACCTGGGCCATCAGCCCCCGGGGCGCTGGCTGGCTGTTTGGAGCCAAGGTCACCAACGAG TTCGTGCACATCAACAACCTGAAGCTCATCTGCCGGGCGCACCAGCTGGTGCACGAGGGCTACAAGTTCATGTTCGACGAGAAGCTGGTGACGGTGTGGTCGGCCCCCAACTACTGCTACCGCTGCGGAAACATCGCCTCCATCATGGTCTTCAAGGACGTCAACACCAGGGAGCCCAAGCTCTTCCGGGCCGTGCCTGACTCCGAGAGGGTCATCCCGCCCCGGACCACCACGCCCTACTTCCTCTAA